From the Streptomyces syringium genome, one window contains:
- a CDS encoding VWA domain-containing protein — protein sequence MTTATTATTATAATTATPANGTAGVPGASHAAQESQSTDPAAERLRRWRLVLGGEGGGDGTGCALGGTDAAMDRTLEALYGSGPGSGPGSGQGAGGGPGGGRRAAGLGGSAPQIARWLGDIRTYFPTSVVQVMQRDAIDRLGLSALLLEPEMLEAVEADVHLVGTLLSLNKVMPETTKETARAVVRKVVEDLEKRLTARTRATLAGALDRSARISRPRHRDIDWDRTIRANLKNYLPEYGTVVPERLVGYGRAAQSVKKEVILCIDQSGSMAASVVYASVFGAVLASMRSLDTRLVVFDTAVVDLTDQLSDPVDVLFGTQLGGGTDINRALAYCQSRITRPAETVVVLISDLYEGGIRNEMLKRVAAMKASGVRFVTLLALSDEGAPAYDRDHAAALAALGAPAFACTPDLFPEVMAAALEKRPLPVPESFAPHGGSGAAG from the coding sequence ATGACGACCGCGACAACGGCGACAACGGCGACAGCAGCGACGACGGCGACACCGGCGAACGGGACGGCCGGGGTGCCCGGCGCGAGCCACGCGGCCCAGGAGAGCCAGAGCACGGACCCCGCCGCCGAGCGCTTGCGGCGATGGCGGCTCGTGCTCGGCGGGGAGGGCGGCGGTGACGGCACCGGGTGCGCGCTCGGGGGCACCGACGCCGCCATGGACCGCACCTTGGAGGCCCTCTACGGCTCGGGTCCCGGCTCCGGACCCGGCTCCGGCCAGGGCGCGGGCGGGGGCCCCGGCGGCGGCCGGCGCGCGGCCGGGCTCGGCGGGTCGGCACCGCAGATCGCACGGTGGCTGGGGGACATCCGGACGTATTTCCCGACGTCCGTCGTTCAGGTGATGCAGCGGGACGCCATCGACCGGCTGGGTTTGTCCGCCCTGCTGCTGGAGCCGGAGATGCTTGAAGCCGTCGAGGCGGACGTCCACCTGGTGGGGACGCTCCTGTCCCTCAACAAGGTGATGCCCGAGACCACGAAGGAAACGGCGCGGGCCGTCGTCCGCAAGGTCGTCGAGGACCTGGAGAAGCGCCTCACGGCCCGCACCCGGGCCACGCTGGCCGGCGCCCTCGACCGCTCGGCGCGCATCAGCCGCCCCCGCCACCGGGACATCGACTGGGACCGCACCATCCGGGCCAACCTCAAGAACTATCTGCCCGAGTACGGCACCGTCGTGCCGGAGCGCCTGGTCGGCTACGGCCGGGCGGCGCAGTCGGTGAAGAAGGAGGTGATCCTCTGTATCGACCAGTCCGGGTCGATGGCCGCCTCCGTCGTCTACGCCTCGGTCTTCGGCGCCGTCCTCGCCTCGATGCGGTCCCTCGACACCCGTCTGGTCGTCTTCGACACCGCTGTCGTGGACCTCACCGACCAGCTGTCCGATCCCGTGGACGTGCTGTTCGGCACCCAGCTCGGCGGTGGCACGGACATCAACCGTGCGCTCGCCTACTGCCAGTCGCGGATCACCCGGCCGGCCGAGACCGTCGTCGTCCTCATCAGTGATCTCTACGAGGGCGGCATCCGGAACGAGATGCTCAAGCGGGTCGCGGCCATGAAGGCGTCGGGCGTCCGGTTCGTCACGCTGCTCGCGCTGTCCGACGAGGGCGCCCCCGCCTATGACCGTGATCACGCGGCGGCGCTGGCCGCCCTCGGGGCGCCCGCCTTCGCCTGTACGCCCGATCTCTTCCCGGAGGTCATGGCGGCGGCCCTGGAGAAGAGGCCCCTGCCCGTGCCCGAATCCTTTGCCCCGCACGGCGGATCGGGGGCGGCGGGCTGA
- the sucC gene encoding ADP-forming succinate--CoA ligase subunit beta, translating to MDLFEYQARDLFAKHGVPVLAGEVIDTPEAAREATEKLGGRSVVKAQVKVGGRGKAGGVKLAATPDEAVARATDILGMDIKGHTVHKVMIAETAPEILEEYYVSYLLDRTNRTFLAMASVQGGMDIEEVAEKTPEALAKVPVDSNTGVTIEKAREIVAQAKFPAEVAEKVAEVMVTLWKTFVAEDALLVEVNPLAKVANGDILALDGKVSLDENADFRQPEHEALEDKAAANPLEAAAKAKGLNYVKLDGQVGIIGNGAGLVMSTLDVVAYAGEKHDNVKPANFLDIGGGASAEVMANGLEIILGDPDVKSVFVNVFGGITACDEVAKGIVQALELLKAKGEAVTKPLVVRLDGNNAELGRKILSDANHPLVQRVDTMDGAADKAAELAAAK from the coding sequence GTGGACCTGTTCGAGTACCAGGCGAGGGACCTCTTCGCCAAGCACGGTGTACCGGTGCTGGCCGGTGAAGTCATCGACACGCCTGAGGCGGCGCGCGAGGCCACCGAGAAGCTGGGCGGCCGTTCGGTCGTCAAGGCGCAGGTGAAGGTCGGCGGCCGCGGCAAGGCCGGCGGCGTGAAGCTGGCTGCCACCCCGGACGAGGCCGTCGCTCGCGCGACGGACATCCTCGGCATGGACATCAAGGGCCACACGGTCCACAAGGTGATGATCGCCGAGACCGCTCCCGAGATCCTCGAGGAGTACTACGTCTCGTACCTCCTCGACCGCACCAACCGCACCTTCCTGGCCATGGCCTCGGTGCAGGGCGGCATGGACATCGAGGAGGTCGCGGAGAAGACCCCCGAGGCCCTCGCGAAGGTCCCGGTCGACTCCAACACCGGTGTCACCATCGAGAAGGCCCGCGAGATCGTCGCCCAGGCGAAGTTCCCGGCCGAGGTTGCCGAGAAGGTCGCCGAGGTCATGGTGACCCTGTGGAAGACCTTCGTCGCCGAGGACGCGCTCCTCGTCGAGGTCAACCCGCTGGCCAAGGTCGCCAACGGCGACATCCTGGCCCTCGACGGCAAGGTCTCGCTCGACGAGAACGCCGACTTCCGCCAGCCGGAGCACGAGGCGCTCGAGGACAAGGCCGCGGCCAACCCCCTCGAGGCGGCCGCCAAGGCCAAGGGCCTGAACTACGTCAAGCTCGACGGCCAGGTCGGCATCATCGGCAACGGCGCGGGTCTCGTCATGAGCACCCTCGACGTCGTCGCGTACGCCGGTGAGAAGCACGACAACGTCAAGCCCGCCAACTTCCTCGACATCGGTGGCGGCGCCTCCGCCGAGGTGATGGCGAACGGCCTGGAGATCATCCTCGGCGACCCGGACGTCAAGTCCGTCTTCGTCAACGTCTTCGGTGGCATCACCGCGTGCGACGAGGTCGCCAAGGGCATCGTCCAGGCGCTGGAGCTGCTCAAGGCCAAGGGCGAGGCCGTCACCAAGCCGCTGGTCGTGCGCCTCGACGGCAACAACGCGGAGCTGGGTCGCAAGATCCTTTCCGACGCCAACCACCCGCTGGTGCAGCGCGTGGACACCATGGACGGCGCGGCCGACAAGGCCGCCGAGCTGGCTGCGGCTAAGTAA
- the sucD gene encoding succinate--CoA ligase subunit alpha, translated as MAIFLTKDSKVIVQGMTGATGMKHTKLMLADGTNIVGGVNPRKAGTSVDFDGTQVPVFGSVAEAMEKTGADVSVLFVPPAFAKAAVVEAIDAEIPLAVVITEGIAVHDSAAFWAYAKAKGNKTRIIGPNCPGLITPGQSNAGIIPGDITKPGRIGLVSKSGTLTYQMMYELRDIGFSSAVGIGGDPVIGTTHIDALAAFEADPDTDLIVMIGEIGGDAEERAADFIKANVTKPVVGYVAGFTAPEGKTMGHAGAIVSGSSGTAQAKKEALEAAGVKVGKTPSETARLARAALSA; from the coding sequence ATGGCTATCTTCCTCACCAAGGACAGCAAGGTCATCGTCCAGGGGATGACCGGCGCCACGGGCATGAAGCACACCAAGCTCATGCTGGCCGACGGCACCAACATCGTCGGTGGCGTCAACCCGCGCAAGGCCGGCACGAGTGTCGACTTCGACGGCACCCAGGTGCCCGTCTTCGGCTCCGTCGCCGAGGCGATGGAGAAGACCGGTGCCGACGTGTCGGTGCTCTTCGTGCCGCCGGCCTTCGCGAAGGCCGCCGTCGTCGAGGCGATCGACGCCGAGATCCCGCTGGCCGTCGTGATCACCGAGGGCATCGCGGTCCACGACTCCGCCGCCTTCTGGGCGTACGCGAAGGCCAAGGGCAACAAGACCCGGATCATCGGCCCGAACTGCCCCGGTCTGATCACCCCGGGCCAGTCCAACGCCGGCATCATCCCGGGCGACATCACCAAGCCCGGCCGCATCGGTCTCGTGTCCAAGTCCGGCACGCTGACCTACCAGATGATGTACGAGCTCCGTGACATCGGCTTCTCCTCGGCCGTCGGCATCGGTGGCGACCCGGTCATCGGCACCACGCACATCGACGCGCTCGCCGCGTTCGAGGCCGACCCCGACACCGACCTGATCGTCATGATCGGCGAGATCGGTGGCGACGCGGAGGAGCGGGCCGCGGACTTCATCAAGGCCAACGTCACCAAGCCGGTCGTCGGCTACGTGGCCGGTTTCACCGCGCCCGAGGGCAAGACGATGGGCCACGCCGGCGCGATCGTGTCCGGTTCGTCCGGCACCGCGCAGGCGAAGAAGGAGGCCCTCGAGGCCGCGGGCGTGAAGGTCGGCAAGACCCCGTCCGAGACGGCTCGCCTCGCGCGCGCCGCGCTCAGCGCCTGA